In Lolium rigidum isolate FL_2022 chromosome 7, APGP_CSIRO_Lrig_0.1, whole genome shotgun sequence, the DNA window tgtgtgcatgcaGCGCTGGCTCGGATGGGGGAGAAGGAGTGGTACTTCTTCGTGCTCAAGGACCGCAAGTACCCGACGGGTCTGCGGACCAACAGGGCGACGGAGGCCGGGTACTGGAAGGCCACCGGCAAGGACAGGGACATCTTCCGGGGCAAGGCGCTGGTCGGCATGAAGAAGACGCTCGTCTTCTACACCGGGAGGGCGCCCAAGGGCGAGAAGTCCGGCTGGGTCATGCACGAGTACCGCCTCGACGGCAAGATCCACCCAGCCGCCGGCACCAGCCGTGGCAGCAGGACCACGCCCAAGGTAAAATTCCATCCGTTGTTGTATGCATGCTGCTTCGATCTGTGCATGGCCATTGGCGCTGACCGACGGCCGGACGTTTCGTTGGCAGAACGAGTGGGTGCTGTGCAGGGTGTTCAAGAAGAGCCTCGTAGATGTagtgtcgtcgtcggcgtcgtcggccgCCAAGAAAGGAGGCGTGGGGATGGAGCAGATCGGGTCCTCCGTGGCCGCCGTGACGCCCCTCCCTCCGCTCCTGGACATGTCCGGCGCGCCATTCGACCCGGCGGCACACGTGACCTGCTTCTCCAACAACGCGCTGGAGGCGGGCCAGTACTTCAACCCGACGGCGACGGACCATCACGGTGGCACCTCCCCGTTCTTGGCGAGCTTCACGCAGTACGGCGGGCAGCTGCACCACGGCGCGGGCCTGAGCCTGGTGCAGCTCCTCGAGAGCACCGGGTACCACCACCACGGACAGCTTGCGTGCAAGGGCGAGAGGCTGAGTGCGTCGCAGGACACGGGACTCACCTCCGACATGAACCCCGAGATCTCCTCGTCCTCCGGCCAAAAGTTCGACCACGAGCCCGCGCTCTGGGGCTACTGATCAACCAAGCTCCACGAGCCCGCTCGTTCATGGCGGTCGACCGATTGGTTACCAGTGCATTCACCTTGGCTGAATTACTGTAAATAAACCTGCGAGATCGAGCGAGCTGCTATGATTAATTAGCTTCATTATGGTCTGTATAGTTGTAGATTACTGGTGTGGTGATTTGATTTGGGGGTGTAATTAACATTATTGTATTGAGATCCATCGATCGATAGAACTACTAGTTCATTATCGTTTTGCCAGGTTACTTGAACTAATCAGTATCTGATATGGACATTTGGCAACTTCCAATCGTTAGCAAGTCTCAGTTAGGCTTTAATTAGTTCTCTGTATGTAAAAAGGTGTGTGTGACTGACTGACTATGCATGCAGTGTGCGATGATCTCACCCCTGAACCTAACAGCTTGACTTGTTGCGATAGCAGTTAGCACTAGCGGCTAATCTAGGAAATTAGACCCTAAAGAAGATTCGGTGGCGCTGGAGCTAGCTATGGTCCATTACTACACTATCTTGCTACCTTTGGCCCATGACTAGCATATCTCAACCATCACACGCAAATCTAATCTCAATTACTGGCCATCACATCACGTCGCCAACCTCGCACAGTGCGTGTGACACATGACGGGAAGGGAGCTTAGGTTGGCAGAGAGAATGAGAACACGCAGGGTTGTGTCACCAATTTGGTTCCCCATGCCTCGTCTCAATGCCCAGGCGGGCCCTTCTCATTAGCTCCGTAGCATCTGATTGGGTGGGCCCTCGTAGAGCCTCTGTTGTTTTCAATCCAAATCATGGTGGATCCAGTTCATGAGAATTATACTGCAGGACTATTCAACAGGGAATTATAATCGTAGGGAGCAGGAGTGACGGTTAGGTCAGCTAATCAGAGCTCCATGCCATGGATAGGAGGTACAGTGAATGGGACTTGTTGCCGCCGCTCGTCGTACGATAGGGAAAACATGACATTGGGGCTGAATCCGCCATGTGGCTCACTATCGGCATTACTGTGGCGAGAACCTTGACAACAATGTCATGGTGGTGCCTTAGTTGTAGAAGGCAAGCGAGGATGGTGAGGCGCTCCCTGGCACGTACGTGCCACTCCCTTAGCTTCCCCCGGGGCTCGACGGCGCCCAAAGTCAACAAGGTGATGTGCCACATTGACGGCCTCTATCTTCTCGATACCGGCCTTCATGCACCACTTCTCTATACAATCTTTTTGCGACTACGAATCAAGATTCAACTTCGCCGTCGGCGCCTTGCGCGGTTTGCTAAAGAGCATTGTCGCGCCCTTCGGACCGTCCGCCTTCGTCTTCAATGACGGTGGAAGCTTTCGACCCCATGGCTGCAAAGGATGAGTGTGTGGGGAACGGCATTGACGACTGGGTG includes these proteins:
- the LOC124676037 gene encoding NAC domain-containing protein 92-like, giving the protein MEHEEQDEQRAMELPPGFRFHPTDEELITHYLAKKVADGRFSALAVSVADLNKCEPWDLPSLARMGEKEWYFFVLKDRKYPTGLRTNRATEAGYWKATGKDRDIFRGKALVGMKKTLVFYTGRAPKGEKSGWVMHEYRLDGKIHPAAGTSRGSRTTPKNEWVLCRVFKKSLVDVVSSSASSAAKKGGVGMEQIGSSVAAVTPLPPLLDMSGAPFDPAAHVTCFSNNALEAGQYFNPTATDHHGGTSPFLASFTQYGGQLHHGAGLSLVQLLESTGYHHHGQLACKGERLSASQDTGLTSDMNPEISSSSGQKFDHEPALWGY